In a single window of the Populus alba chromosome 16, ASM523922v2, whole genome shotgun sequence genome:
- the LOC118037473 gene encoding E3 ubiquitin-protein ligase APD2: MEQPDQISVSSRDHSAAASSSSSNHTSFPIREEYDHDHDQRLRQLEFRQPETEQQQQQQQEYIDISNRGNYFGFNDVASVRDDTWSCVVVVLTFWFFVSMTMILGVYGAMRLTLGPKCSVLLQPTPIFVQSIKVEQLYDTNPGLILYGLYTSPPLDVVETWNRTLNFSVSPDSHKDFMYFLNEGSQINISYRVNSPISSVFLIIAQGSESLSQWLENPTRPNTTLSWNVIQGSGFVQQSIFTSASYYVAVGNLNSEEVEVQLTLRVRSFMYNTTEAYYKCTFTDGKCSLSILFPNGNAVVLNSLGPEEGSYSEEWNVKVSYGPRWATYILGIVGMTIIMMAAFNFLNKFQCVHEDGTRLQFGEVEPGRAPLLSHKDDDLASWGSSYDSASNDEEGLEDFLASSSLEGKSRDGENGNNTRRLCAICFDAPRDCFFLPCGHCVACFACGTRIAEADGTCPICRRNMRKVRKIFTV, from the exons ATGGAACAGCCGGATCAAATTTCTGTTTCTTCTAGGGATCATTCCGCTGCtgcttcatcatcatcttcaaatcACACTTCGTTTCCAATCCGCGAAGAAtatgatcatgatcatgatcaaCGGTTACGTCAACTCGAATTTAGACAGCCAGAGacagagcagcagcagcagcagcagcaggaatACATTGACATTTCTAATCGAGGGAATTATTTTGGGTTTAATGATGTAGCTTCTGTTAGAGATGACACGTGGTCTTGTGTCGTCGTGGTTCTCACGTTCTGGTTCTTCG TGtcgatgactatgattttgggGGTATATGGTGCTATGAGGCTAACCCTAGGACCGAAATGCTCGGTTCTTTTACAACCTACTCCCATATTTGTGCAGTCTATAAAG GTGGAACAGTTGTATGATACTAATCCGGGGCTGATTCTATATGGGTTATATACATCTCCTCCGCTTGATGTTGTTGAGACTTGGAATAGAACTCTTAATTTCTCTGTTTCGCCCGATTCTCACAAG GACTTCATGTATTTTCTGAATGAGGggtctcaaataaatatttcatacaGGGTGAACTCCCCAATCTCCTCCGTTTTCCTTATAATTGCACAAG GGAGTGAAAGCCTTTCTCAATGGCTTGAGAATCCAACTCGTCCAAACACCACTTTATCATGGAATGTCATTCAAG GAAGTGGTTTTGTCCAGCAGAGTATATTCACATCTGCAAGCTACTATGTTGCAGTGGGTAACTTGAACTCAGAGGAAGTTGAG GTCCAGTTAACCCTGAGAGTAAGATCTTTCATGTACAATACCACTGAAGCTTACTACAAGTGTACTTTTACTGATGGCAAGTGTAGTTTGAGCATTTTGTTTCCCAATGGAAATGCTGTTGTCTTAAACTCTCTTGGTCCAGAAGAG gGTTCATACAGTGAAGAGTGGAATGTCAAAGTCTCCTACGGGCCAAGATGGGCCACATATATTCTTGGCATAG TTGGAATGACTATTATCATGATGGCGGCTTTCAACTTCTTGAACAAGTTTCAATGTGTTCATGAAGATGGAACTAGACTTCAGTTTGGAGAGGTGGAACCTGGGAGAGCTCCCTTGCTTTCACATAAAGATGATGACCTTGCAAGTTGGGGCTCATCTTATGATTCTGCCTCAAATGATGAAGAGGGTCTTGAAGATTTTCTTGCATCAAGTTCACTTGAAGGGAAATCAAGAGATGGTGAAAATGGCAATAATACCCGCCGTCTTTGTGCAATCTGCTTTGATGCTCCTAGGGACTGTTTCTTCCTCCCGTGCGGGCACTGTGTTGCTTGTTTTGCATGTGGAACTAG GATAGCAGAAGCTGATGGTACTTGCCCTATATGTCGTCGGAATATGAGGAAGGTGAGGAAGATTTTTACAGTTTAG
- the LOC118037474 gene encoding probable pyridoxal 5'-phosphate synthase subunit PDX1 — protein MAGTGVVAVYGNGAITETKKSPFSVKVGLAQMLRGGVIMDVVTPEQARIAEEAGACAVMALERVPADIRAQGGVARMSDPQLIKEIKQAVTIPVMAKARIGHFVEAQILEAIGIDYIDESEVLTPADEENHINKHNFRIPFVCGCRNLGEALRRIREGAAMIRTKGEAGTGNVIEAVRHVRSVMGDVRVLRNMDDDEVFTFAKKIAAPYDLVMQTKQLGRLPVVQFAAGGVATPADAALMMQLGCDGVFVGSGVFKSGDPVKRGRAIVQAVTHYSDPQVLAEVSCGLGEAMVGLNLNDKKVERFASRSD, from the coding sequence ATGGCAGGAACCGGAGTAGTGGCAGTCTATGGCAACGGAGCAATAACAGAAACCAAAAAATCCCCATTCTCCGTGAAGGTAGGCCTAGCCCAAATGCTAAGAGGCGGGGTCATAATGGACGTTGTCACCCCTGAACAAGCCCGAATTGCCGAAGAAGCCGGCGCCTGTGCTGTCATGGCACTAGAACGAGTCCCCGCTGACATTCGTGCACAAGGCGGTGTCGCACGTATGAGCGACCCACAGCTcatcaaagaaataaaacaggCAGTGACAATCCCTGTCATGGCGAAAGCCCGAATCGGGCATTTTGTCGAGGCCCAAATTCTTGAAGCCATTGGCATCGACTATATCGACGAATCCGAGGTTCTTACACCAGCTGATGAAGAAAATCACATTAACAAGCACAATTTCCGCATCCCTTTTGTTTGCGGATGCCGAAATTTGGGTGAGGCCTTGAGGAGGATAAGGGAAGGTGCAGCAATGATAAGGACTAAAGGAGAGGCGGGTACGGGGAATGTCATTGAAGCTGTTAGGCATGTGAGGTCCGTGATGGGGGATGTAAGGGTGCTGAGAAACATGGATGATGATGAGGTGTTTACCTTTGCCAAGAAAATTGCTGCTCCTTATGATTTGGTTATGCAGACAAAGCAACTTGGGAGGTTGCCTGTTGTGCAATTTGCAGCAGGGGGAGTGGCTACCCCTGCTGATGCAGCGTTGATGATGCAGTTGGGATGTGATGGTGTGTTTGTTGGGTCTGGGGTTTTTAAGAGTGGGGACCCTGTTAAGAGGGGGAGAGCTATTGTGCAGGCTGTAACGCATTACAGTGATCCTCAGGTGTTGGCGGAGGTGAGTTGTGGGCTTGGTGAGGCTATGGTTGGGCTTAATTTGAATGATAAGAAGGTCGAGAGGTTTGCTAGTCGGTCGGATTAG